DNA from Magnolia sinica isolate HGM2019 chromosome 19, MsV1, whole genome shotgun sequence:
AGGCGCAATATTTTTGTTGGAGATAGTGGTAGTTTTGTTGGAGATGGTGGAAATAAAAATGTATTGGCTGTCGGTGATTACTTCGCCAGTATAAAAAGGATGGTTGTTATGGAGTTAGGATGAGAGTTTAACAAGATAGAGAAGTCAGTCAGTTAAAACACACCAGAAAATAAGATAGAGGAAGCTATCAGTAAGATGTGGCAAATCGGGGTAGGCAAGCCACTAAATCAAGCTGTCCAAGTTCGTTGTCTAAAATCCATGTTTATTTAACCATTCTAACCTGTAATTAATATGAATTCGGACAGTGGACATTTTTCTTAAATATTCCAACACGAGCTGCTAACCTGATGCAGCCCTCCTTTATCCGGGTTTTGGGCCGCCGATTAGATCGGAAAACTCCCACTGGCTGAATTGAACAAAGGAACAAACTCAACTCATTCAAAATGAAAGGTAGCTTACGAGGGGGAGAAGAatcccttgattttcattataTTACCGCTGGCTATATTTTGATCTGTAATGGATAATGTAAGGATCAGTTGCTTTACATGACGCTTTGTGCGTCTACTTCCATGATTGATGACaccaaagaaggaaaaaaataaaaatcctaagaTCCTCATTAAGAGCTCCGATGTTCGTTTTCTTTGTATTACGTGCATTGCACATCACCTGCCGATCTCTGAAAGCTGACATAATCTGTCCCTTCTcatttcttacaactccatccatccatgaaaATCTTCACTGATTCCTCAAGTAATGGTGATTCTGAATAACCCACATTGATCAATCAGACGGATTCAACAACATAAAAGAAAAGAGTGATTCTTTGGAGTCCTTTTCCATAGtttctgatgtttgtttttctttgcaTTACATGCATTACATTACTCCTCGTCCCAAGAAAGCCAACAGAGTCTGTTCCttctcctttcttacaaccccatccATCCCTGAAAATCCTTCTGATTCTGAACAACCCGCAACTTGAAAGAACTTCTGATTCTGAATAACCCGCAACTTGAAAGAACTCCTGATTCTGCATAACCCGCATTGATCAATCAGACAGATTCAACAACTTGAAAGAACGATTGGTTCTTAGAGAGTCCTTCCTTTCCATAATTTCCGACGTCCATTTTCTTTACATTATATGCATTACATTACTCATGGACCTGAGAAAAGCCGAAATAATCTCTCCCTTTTCATTTCTAACAACATCCATCCATGAAAATCTTTTCAATTCCATGAGCATGAGGATTCTGAATAACACACATGAATCAATCAAACAAAGATTCAACAACTTAAAAAGAAAGATTAATTCAGAGTCCTTTGTTCCCACCTAGCAGGTTTCAATTATTGCTTTTCAACTCCATTGCACATCAGAGACTGAAACTCCTATGAATGCCATCTATATTAGGATTTGGTCTCTCTCTAAATCACCCAATATCAGAGGCGAAGGGTGCGCATCCTCCACAAAATCTTGCATATACCGTCGGACGCCCACTCGGCCATTTGCCCGATACTTTGAGATACGTGATTTTGGGTGACCCATAAATCCCAGATAAGCAAAGAGATAGTTCAAATGAATCCCACTCTGCAGATAAAAGATGGTCCACATCCACCTCCATCTCCCTACACATAAATGGTCCTGATCAACGGACGTGAGCCCCACCAGTACATCATGCTGGCCTGAATAAAACCATCGTCTGATCCGGCATTTTATCTATTTCCATCCCTTGAATATTCCTGTTTCTCCTACAACCATTTACAAATCAGGGACCCTGCAATTCCCCTCCTCACTACAAATTGATTCGGTGAAAATCCTCCACACCTTCAGAATCCATCTCTCCATCCGAATCCAAATCCTCAATTTCAGCAGCTGGTTTCCGGCTCCGCCGGTCTCTCAAGATGGTCTTTGATTTGTCCATCAATTCAATGTACTTCTTCCTCACCTCCAAGATTGGATGCTTCTCGATTGCTGAATCCTTGCTATAAGCTTCTTTTAGAATCACAGTACAGGTCTTGTTCTTCAACGAAAGGTAGAAAATGTGAGGATGCCGCACAAACACCTCTGAGAACTTCTGCGGCAGCCGCAGATGCTTGCGGAGGCAGATCAATTTCCGCCTCTCCGCAGCGTGATCAACGAACAAGCTGAGTAGCTCATGGAGAATGCCCACAGCCCGCTTCTCTGAAACATCGGTATCTGCCCGCAAGTGGGAAGAATCCTCATAAGGGGATACATATGGCAGCTTCTGGAACTCATCCAGCCACACCTCAATCTTCCGCTTCAACCGCAGGCCTTTGGATGGAAACAACGGGAATGCAATTGGTGAATTGGGTCCCGCCAAACATCCCATTCTCGCCACAGCATTCCTCTGAACAACAGAAATAACATCTTCCCCGCTATTGACAGCCCTCAATCCTTGAACCCCATCTCCCATCTCTACGAATTCAAAATCCCCATCTGGGTTTTGTATGAAATCAT
Protein-coding regions in this window:
- the LOC131235084 gene encoding protein WHAT'S THIS FACTOR 9, mitochondrial; protein product: MLSFKKTPLRPLFLAIYTPKSHYVDVKMKWKKDPFYDSIQPIQKSNHLKSIISIKNDIQTHPNSCIPISAISKLKFQFDAPTKVCKFIRQYPSFFEEFRGEPNNLPWFRLTHEAIDLDREEWAVYRDRRPELAARLRRLILMSKEKKLPLSVIRGMGWYLGLPNDFIQNPDGDFEFVEMGDGVQGLRAVNSGEDVISVVQRNAVARMGCLAGPNSPIAFPLFPSKGLRLKRKIEVWLDEFQKLPYVSPYEDSSHLRADTDVSEKRAVGILHELLSLFVDHAAERRKLICLRKHLRLPQKFSEVFVRHPHIFYLSLKNKTCTVILKEAYSKDSAIEKHPILEVRKKYIELMDKSKTILRDRRSRKPAAEIEDLDSDGEMDSEGVEDFHRINL